The nucleotide sequence GAGCGGCCTCTGCTACGGCAGCTTTTGCCCCTTCGTAGGGATTCAGGTACACATAGCGAGAATTGCAGTCCACGGTGGCCGCAATCCCCCGTCGGAAGCGTTCCAGCGAACCCGATTGGGTCATCTCCTGGGGACGGAGGCGCACCACTGCCGCATCAGCGCCACCGGGAACGATCACGGTGTTGTTTTGCACCTGATGGTCGTACTGCCGATACACCCATTGCTTCGAGGCGATCGTGGGAGTTCCCAAAAGCTGCATGAGGATGTCTGTCCAGGTTGCTTGTTCAATTCCCTGAACCGTACAGGCAGGTAGGCTCGATTCTGACCACGCCCACGCCGCTTGAGCATAGGTGGGAGGCTCTGCCAAAAGATCCCGATGATAAATCGGTGTATCATCCGCCAGAGCCGTCGCGGGAATTTCAGCGGCGATCGCCCCTTGATGCAAAATCCGCACAATCGGGTCAGCGATCACCTGTCCCGCCACGACCGCATGGAGTCCCCACCGCTCAAAGATATCAACTAACTCTTGCTCCCGTCCCTTGTGCGCCACAAACAGCATCCGCTCCTGGGACTCCGACAGCAGATACTCGTAGGGAACCATGCCCGTTTCCCGCACCGGAATCTTATCCAGGTCTAGCTCAATGCCGACGCCGCCTTTTGCCGCCATCTCCGCAGTTGAACAGGTGATGCCTGCGGCTCCCATATCTTGGGCAGCAGCCACCGCTCCGGTGTTAAACGCTTCTAGACACGCCTCAATTAGCGATTTTTCCAGGAACGGATCGCCAACCTGCACCGCTGGGCGATCGTCCATTGATTCATCGGTCAATTCCGCGCTGGC is from Synechococcales cyanobacterium T60_A2020_003 and encodes:
- a CDS encoding phosphoribosylformylglycinamidine synthase II (catalyzes the formation of 2-(formamido)-N1-(5-phospho-D-ribosyl)acetamidine from N2-formyl-N1-(5-phospho-D-ribosyl)glycinamide and L-glutamine in purine biosynthesis); its protein translation is ASAELTDESMDDRPAVQVGDPFLEKSLIEACLEAFNTGAVAAAQDMGAAGITCSTAEMAAKGGVGIELDLDKIPVRETGMVPYEYLLSESQERMLFVAHKGREQELVDIFERWGLHAVVAGQVIADPIVRILHQGAIAAEIPATALADDTPIYHRDLLAEPPTYAQAAWAWSESSLPACTVQGIEQATWTDILMQLLGTPTIASKQWVYRQYDHQVQNNTVIVPGGADAAVVRLRPQEMTQSGSLERFRRGIAATVDCNSRYVYLNPYEGAKAAVAEAARNLSCVGAEPLAVTDNLNFGSPEKPIGYWQLAEACRGLAEACEVFSTPVTGGNVSLYNETLDSDGTPQAIYPTPVVGMVGLVDDINQTCGQGWRSPGDFIYLLGTPVGERSPLVTLAGSEYLAAVHHTVAGQPPQVDMELEKAVQAACRHGIRQGWIQSAHDSAEGGLAVAIAESCISGNLGAILTLPLSSASPGLRWDRVLFGEGGARIMVSVTPNAVETWESYLQETLGSNWQKLGQVTSATDPLRCITADQQDIFSASIEAMRDRWQFAIARQLES